Proteins found in one Balneola sp. genomic segment:
- the murD gene encoding UDP-N-acetylmuramoyl-L-alanine--D-glutamate ligase → MNVAGKHIIVIGAARSGLAVALLLKKEGADVFVTDAGAISEASKKKLDANAIPFEESGHTELAEQGEFAVVSPGVPTEAPLVQFYLNSGLEVFSEIEAASWFTNEDIIAITGSNGKTTVTTWLAHIWETAGKDFSMAGNIGLAFSDKVDTTKGTHILEVSSFQLDHIRSFHPEVSVLLNITPDHLDRYGNNLEAYAASKFRITENQTTDNWFIFNYDDPIIKEHVESLQKKESFPRLWGFSNTEEVPQGAFIRNEHIIFRLNNKEETLMPVYEIGLKGQHNLQNGLAAALAARAAEIKNEAIRESLKTFTGVEHRLEVVREVQGVKYINDSKATNVNAVWFALDSYNVPLTLILGGRDKGNDYSELIDQIRDKVHTVIAIGESKGRVKEQLGAIAPQFEMAETMRDAVRLAKKGAKRGEVVLLSPACSSFDMFDSYEHRGKVFKEEVYKL, encoded by the coding sequence ATGAATGTAGCAGGTAAACATATCATTGTAATCGGAGCAGCCAGAAGTGGTTTAGCTGTAGCTCTTCTATTAAAGAAGGAAGGGGCTGATGTCTTTGTTACCGATGCTGGTGCAATTTCTGAAGCCTCGAAAAAGAAATTAGATGCTAATGCCATCCCATTTGAGGAATCGGGACACACAGAATTAGCTGAACAAGGAGAATTTGCAGTAGTTAGCCCCGGAGTACCAACTGAAGCTCCTCTTGTTCAATTTTATTTGAATTCAGGTTTAGAGGTATTCTCCGAAATAGAGGCTGCCAGCTGGTTTACTAATGAAGATATCATAGCCATCACTGGTAGCAATGGGAAAACTACGGTAACCACATGGTTGGCTCACATTTGGGAAACTGCTGGTAAAGATTTCAGCATGGCAGGAAATATTGGACTCGCTTTCTCTGATAAAGTTGATACCACTAAAGGAACTCACATTTTAGAGGTAAGCAGTTTCCAGCTAGATCATATCCGGAGTTTCCATCCGGAAGTTAGTGTGCTATTAAATATTACCCCGGATCATCTAGACAGGTATGGAAACAACCTGGAAGCTTATGCAGCTTCAAAATTCAGAATCACAGAAAATCAGACTACAGACAACTGGTTCATCTTCAATTACGATGATCCAATTATAAAAGAGCACGTTGAGAGTCTTCAGAAAAAGGAAAGCTTCCCAAGACTCTGGGGCTTTTCAAATACCGAAGAAGTCCCTCAGGGTGCCTTCATAAGAAACGAACATATCATCTTCAGACTAAATAATAAGGAAGAAACCCTTATGCCAGTGTACGAAATCGGCCTTAAAGGTCAACATAACCTACAAAATGGATTGGCGGCAGCATTAGCTGCCCGGGCTGCGGAAATAAAGAATGAGGCTATCCGAGAAAGCCTCAAGACGTTTACCGGAGTGGAGCACCGACTTGAAGTCGTACGCGAAGTACAAGGAGTTAAGTACATCAACGATAGTAAAGCTACTAATGTAAATGCCGTTTGGTTTGCACTCGACAGCTATAACGTTCCTTTGACCTTAATTCTCGGCGGCAGGGACAAAGGAAACGACTACTCAGAGTTGATTGATCAGATTCGTGATAAGGTACATACCGTAATCGCAATTGGAGAGTCGAAAGGCCGTGTTAAAGAACAACTTGGCGCGATAGCCCCACAGTTTGAGATGGCGGAAACCATGCGTGATGCCGTTCGGCTTGCGAAGAAAGGAGCTAAACGAGGAGAAGTAGTTCTGCTAAGCCCAGCCTGCTCCTCCTTCGATATGTTTGACAGCTACGAACACCGCGGAAAAGTATTTAAGGAAGAAGTATACAAACTATGA
- a CDS encoding PASTA domain-containing protein gives MNDYRTAILNRLFLVLGLLFLIPCALAFQLVRINYVEGEGLRDLWSKQAIDFISIPAQRGNIYDTNGTLLATNAVDYQIALDPKVKGITQDQIFQLTETLGSLTQRPESYFVERIEQAPARSRYIVLAKNLSGIAKDEIEALGIGGVIIEENFRRKYTFGTLAAHSLGFVNHNMDGRTGIEAFYNKELEGEDGERQVRKDPFNRVFEYVGAPRKLPKDGYSLHTTIDAYIQAILEDELKAGVERNKANYGTGIILDPTTGAIKALANYPTYDPNFPGNEDDVNRRNFAISDMIEPGSTFKLVTAVAAVEQGKVDFEEIFETPENGEVVIHGLTLRDHDPLGDIDFEEVIRQSSNIATAEIAMRLNKDKFYQYARNMGFGTPSYVDIAGEESGRMAKPYDWSLVSLPWMSHGYELLATPMQVVQAYAAFANDGVMMRPYIVERIEDRNGNVINEHEPVKIRKIAKQKTLDLLLPIFESVVSDSGTGEYAQVDGLRIAGKTGTAKKVVDGRYTNRYRGSFAGFFPVENPKYVCLILLDEPKPVGYGGYTAGPIFRQVASRIAGLDSDLQYNSPELLRNELIATTPNVHGLSKNQAVQLLESMNVEYSFAGSHGFITDQQPEAGAVIPVGTKLSLTLSETYTKVDSASLNNGLVEIPNLKGMSMRNASNLLSSLGLKSSMVGSGTVFAQFPREGEFMRPGSEITIRGKAKSLELISKAGRDD, from the coding sequence ATGAACGATTACAGAACTGCCATATTAAACCGCTTATTCCTTGTACTTGGGTTGTTGTTCCTCATCCCATGTGCGCTTGCGTTTCAATTGGTTCGCATCAATTATGTAGAGGGCGAAGGGCTTAGAGATTTATGGAGCAAGCAAGCCATTGATTTCATTTCTATTCCTGCACAACGCGGAAATATTTATGATACCAATGGTACATTGTTAGCAACAAATGCCGTTGATTATCAAATTGCTCTTGATCCTAAAGTAAAAGGAATTACTCAGGATCAAATCTTCCAGCTCACCGAAACACTTGGATCACTAACTCAAAGACCAGAAAGCTATTTTGTAGAGAGGATTGAGCAAGCTCCTGCTCGATCAAGGTATATAGTGCTGGCAAAAAATTTATCCGGAATTGCTAAAGATGAGATTGAAGCACTTGGGATTGGCGGAGTAATTATAGAGGAAAACTTCCGGCGCAAATATACTTTTGGAACCTTAGCTGCACATTCGCTCGGCTTTGTAAACCATAATATGGATGGCAGAACCGGAATTGAAGCTTTCTATAACAAAGAGTTGGAAGGTGAAGATGGCGAGCGCCAGGTTCGTAAAGATCCGTTCAACCGGGTTTTCGAATATGTTGGCGCCCCAAGAAAACTTCCTAAGGACGGATATTCACTTCATACTACGATAGATGCCTATATCCAGGCAATTTTAGAGGATGAGCTAAAGGCTGGGGTGGAACGCAATAAAGCCAATTACGGAACAGGAATTATTCTGGATCCTACAACAGGGGCTATCAAAGCATTAGCTAATTATCCAACTTATGATCCCAACTTTCCTGGAAATGAAGACGATGTAAACAGACGGAATTTCGCCATTTCCGATATGATTGAGCCAGGTTCTACCTTCAAGCTGGTTACTGCTGTGGCCGCCGTAGAACAAGGAAAAGTTGATTTTGAGGAGATTTTTGAAACTCCCGAAAATGGAGAGGTTGTCATTCATGGGCTTACTCTAAGAGATCATGATCCTCTTGGAGATATCGATTTTGAAGAAGTGATTCGTCAGTCTTCCAATATCGCAACCGCAGAAATCGCCATGCGATTAAATAAGGACAAGTTCTACCAATATGCCCGGAATATGGGTTTTGGTACACCTAGCTATGTAGATATTGCCGGGGAAGAAAGCGGGAGAATGGCAAAGCCTTATGACTGGAGTTTAGTAAGTCTTCCCTGGATGTCTCATGGGTATGAATTACTAGCCACTCCGATGCAAGTAGTTCAGGCCTATGCTGCATTTGCTAACGATGGAGTAATGATGAGGCCTTATATCGTAGAGCGCATTGAAGACAGGAATGGGAATGTAATCAATGAGCATGAACCTGTTAAAATCCGGAAAATTGCTAAACAAAAAACCCTGGATTTACTACTCCCCATTTTTGAAAGTGTAGTTTCTGATTCCGGAACCGGAGAATATGCCCAGGTAGACGGGCTTCGCATAGCAGGGAAAACCGGTACAGCTAAAAAAGTGGTAGATGGTCGGTATACTAATAGATACCGTGGTTCTTTTGCGGGCTTTTTCCCTGTTGAAAATCCAAAATATGTATGTCTGATTTTATTAGATGAACCAAAGCCTGTTGGATATGGAGGCTATACGGCCGGACCAATCTTCCGGCAGGTTGCTTCAAGAATTGCCGGTTTAGATAGTGATTTACAATATAACAGTCCTGAGTTGCTTAGAAATGAGCTCATTGCAACTACACCCAACGTTCATGGTCTATCTAAAAACCAGGCAGTGCAATTGCTTGAAAGTATGAATGTTGAGTATAGCTTCGCAGGAAGTCATGGTTTCATTACTGATCAACAACCTGAAGCAGGAGCAGTTATCCCGGTAGGGACCAAACTTTCTCTTACTCTTTCGGAAACTTATACGAAGGTTGATAGTGCAAGCCTGAACAACGGCCTTGTTGAAATTCCCAACCTGAAAGGAATGAGTATGAGGAATGCTTCCAATTTACTCAGCTCATTGGGTTTAAAATCATCTATGGTTGGATCAGGGACAGTGTTCGCACAATTCCCAAGAGAAGGAGAGTTCATGCGCCCCGGAAGTGAGATTACCATCAGAGGTAAAGCAAAGTCGTTGGAATTAATCTCAAAAGCAGGGAGGGACGACTAA
- a CDS encoding phospho-N-acetylmuramoyl-pentapeptide-transferase, producing the protein MLYELFAWLEITYEFPGASAMEFISTRTGLAAVTSLVISLIIGRRIIKWLKKMQLGEVIREDVGLEHHASKKGTPSMGGVIILLATLIPTLLFIKMDSIYGWLIFFVMLSLGIVGFIDDYIKVVKKDKSGLAGRFKIAGQVTVGLVLGSVLYFHPDFELFNTLSTVPFAKDLNIDYAFFGEQWGWVIYLPVSVFIITAVSNATNLTDGLDGLASGTSAICGFVFAIFAYVSGRVDYSGFLDIMYLPGAGELTIFCAALIGACMGFLWYNTNPASVFMGDTGSLALGGAFGALALMLHKELLLPFICGVFFFETLSVIIQTTYFKYTKKKYGEGRRVFLMTPIHHHFEKKGWSEQKIVVRFWIVTIMLALISLLTLKFR; encoded by the coding sequence ATGTTATACGAACTATTCGCCTGGCTTGAAATTACCTATGAATTCCCTGGAGCGTCTGCCATGGAATTTATTTCCACCAGAACAGGCTTAGCTGCGGTGACTTCTCTGGTAATCAGCCTCATAATTGGCCGAAGAATTATCAAGTGGCTGAAGAAAATGCAGCTTGGAGAAGTGATCCGGGAAGATGTAGGTCTTGAGCACCATGCAAGTAAAAAAGGAACTCCGTCTATGGGAGGGGTTATCATTCTGCTGGCCACCCTAATTCCTACCCTGCTATTTATAAAGATGGATAGCATTTATGGATGGTTGATCTTCTTTGTGATGCTTTCTTTGGGAATCGTTGGGTTTATTGATGACTATATTAAAGTAGTTAAAAAGGACAAAAGCGGTTTAGCCGGACGGTTTAAAATAGCAGGACAGGTTACCGTCGGACTAGTACTTGGTTCTGTGCTTTATTTCCATCCCGATTTCGAGCTATTCAATACCCTTTCAACCGTCCCATTCGCTAAGGATTTAAATATTGATTATGCGTTCTTTGGAGAACAATGGGGTTGGGTAATTTACCTGCCTGTTTCTGTATTCATCATCACTGCGGTAAGTAATGCCACCAATTTAACAGATGGACTGGATGGGCTTGCATCAGGTACTTCCGCTATTTGCGGTTTCGTGTTTGCTATTTTCGCTTATGTATCTGGCCGAGTTGACTACTCAGGTTTCCTTGATATAATGTATCTGCCTGGCGCCGGAGAACTAACCATTTTCTGCGCTGCGTTAATTGGAGCCTGCATGGGCTTCCTGTGGTACAATACCAATCCAGCATCAGTTTTCATGGGCGATACTGGTTCTTTGGCTTTAGGCGGAGCTTTTGGAGCATTGGCTTTAATGCTTCATAAGGAACTTCTACTACCTTTCATCTGTGGTGTATTCTTTTTCGAGACTTTATCGGTAATTATCCAGACTACCTACTTCAAATACACCAAAAAGAAATATGGAGAAGGACGAAGGGTATTCCTTATGACCCCCATCCATCATCACTTCGAGAAGAAAGGGTGGTCGGAACAAAAAATTGTTGTGCGTTTTTGGATTGTGACCATCATGTTGGCGCTCATCAGCTTACTAACACTGAAATTCCGATAA
- a CDS encoding UDP-N-acetylmuramoyl-L-alanyl-D-glutamate--2,6-diaminopimelate ligase, which translates to MQIKELIELVNPLHVSRTKSTQNLHAIEQDSRKVTEGSVFIAVRGHEVDGHLFLEDAIQRGAKVLITEESYYTDAEGVCVMEVEDTRVILGKLAQAFTGNPAKELSIIGITGTNGKTTTATLVHQVLCALGEKASLLGTVYKKILEEELSSSLTTSDPIELANDMKMMVDAKSKYLVMEVSSHALVQERVSGFNFEIAVFTNLSHDHLDYHITIEEYAKAKKLLFDNLSSSATTIINEDDEYGEFMISKSRAKKIKFGFKGSTNHILSNTPDGLTLLIDGVNIQSPLVGEFNAYNVAQAFLACVSLGFNEKEVAKALKKATGAAGRMQVVKLKQGNTPLVIVDYAHTPDALENVSSTLSEIKEPTQKLTLIFGAGGDRDRSKRPEMAKAAERYADSIYVTSDNPRFEDPEVIIEDIMQGFDQADNVTRITDRKEAIEQAISSASIDDIILIAGKGHEDYQDIQGTKHSFDDRIIAWDALRNYLKEAS; encoded by the coding sequence TTGCAAATAAAAGAACTCATAGAATTAGTAAATCCATTGCATGTCTCCAGGACCAAGTCAACACAGAATCTACATGCCATTGAGCAAGATTCCCGAAAGGTTACTGAGGGTTCGGTATTTATTGCCGTTAGAGGACATGAAGTTGACGGGCACTTATTTTTAGAAGACGCCATTCAACGTGGAGCAAAGGTGTTGATTACCGAGGAAAGCTATTATACCGATGCAGAAGGTGTTTGCGTGATGGAAGTTGAAGACACAAGGGTAATTCTTGGAAAACTGGCTCAGGCTTTTACGGGAAATCCAGCTAAAGAACTTAGCATTATTGGTATAACCGGCACGAATGGAAAAACCACAACTGCCACACTTGTTCACCAAGTACTTTGTGCCTTGGGAGAAAAGGCTTCTTTATTAGGTACGGTTTACAAAAAGATTTTAGAAGAGGAGCTATCCAGTTCTCTTACCACTTCCGACCCCATTGAATTGGCTAACGATATGAAGATGATGGTGGATGCGAAGTCAAAATACCTGGTTATGGAAGTTTCCTCCCACGCACTGGTACAGGAACGTGTCTCCGGTTTTAATTTCGAGATCGCTGTATTCACCAACCTTAGTCATGACCATCTGGATTACCACATTACTATAGAGGAATATGCAAAGGCTAAAAAACTGCTTTTCGACAATCTGAGTTCAAGTGCCACCACAATTATTAATGAGGATGATGAATACGGTGAGTTCATGATCTCGAAATCCAGAGCTAAAAAGATCAAATTTGGCTTCAAGGGCAGTACTAATCATATTTTATCGAACACCCCTGATGGATTGACACTTCTTATTGATGGAGTAAATATCCAAAGCCCGTTGGTTGGCGAATTCAATGCCTATAATGTAGCTCAGGCTTTTCTTGCTTGTGTTTCGCTTGGTTTTAATGAAAAGGAAGTAGCCAAGGCACTTAAAAAAGCAACCGGAGCAGCCGGAAGAATGCAGGTAGTGAAATTAAAGCAAGGGAATACCCCACTTGTAATTGTGGATTATGCTCATACTCCAGATGCCTTAGAGAATGTTAGCTCCACCCTATCTGAAATCAAAGAGCCAACACAGAAATTAACCTTAATTTTTGGCGCTGGTGGCGACAGGGATAGATCAAAACGACCTGAAATGGCAAAAGCAGCAGAGAGATATGCCGATTCTATTTATGTGACAAGTGATAACCCCCGGTTCGAAGACCCTGAAGTAATTATTGAAGATATAATGCAAGGATTTGATCAGGCCGATAATGTAACTCGAATCACTGATCGTAAAGAAGCCATTGAACAAGCAATATCATCGGCTTCTATTGATGATATTATTCTTATTGCTGGCAAAGGGCATGAAGATTATCAGGATATCCAGGGAACCAAACACTCTTTTGATGACCGGATTATTGCCTGGGATGCACTACGGAATTATTTAAAGGAGGCGAGCTAA